From one Humulus lupulus chromosome 8, drHumLupu1.1, whole genome shotgun sequence genomic stretch:
- the LOC133793823 gene encoding uncharacterized protein LOC133793823, which yields MSIDKSWINLTDRLSDEYEAGVMDFLQRARQCVDSRGLVKCPCRRCVNVEFQTIDVLENHLFVNGFLRKYTNWHWHGEDEIIPMRARIDQNDEDEMMDVLTDLMQNDNDEQAENERGQEIPTTDYRSGQHYNDLFAEIEAPLFPGCQNYTSLNFLVKLMHFKVLGKIPNKIFDGMLELLHDAFPAPNKLPKSHYAAKRLLRKLGLGYESIHVCKHDCALFWKEHAGKSKCPVCGED from the coding sequence atgtcgatcgacaagagttggattaatttgacagatcgattatccgatgagtatgaggctggtgtgatggattttctccagagagcccggcagtgcgttgactcaaggggattggtgaaatgtccgtgtaggaggtgtgtcaacgttgaatttcagacgattgatgtattagaaaatcatctttttgtaaatggttttctacggaaatataccaattggcattggcatggagaggatgaaataataccaatgagagctcggatagatcaaaatgatgaagatgagatgatggatgttctcactgatcttatgcaaaatgacaatgacgaacaagcggagaatgagcgcggtcaagagatacctacaactGACTACAGgagtgggcaacattataacgatttgtttgctgagatcgaggctccattattccccgggtgtcaaaattacacttcattgaatttcctagtgaagttaatgcatttcaaagtgttgggaaaaattcccaacaaaatatttgatggaatgctggagttgttacatgatgcatttccagccccaaataagcttccaaaatcgcactatgcagcgaaaaggttgttgcggaaacttggattgggctacgagtcaatccatgtctgcaagcatgattgcgcactgttttggaaagaacatgctggaaaaagcaaatgtcctgtttgtggaGAGGATtga